One segment of Argiope bruennichi chromosome 11, qqArgBrue1.1, whole genome shotgun sequence DNA contains the following:
- the LOC129956639 gene encoding uncharacterized protein LOC129956639: MCLANVIFYLAGTSRQWFDNNEDTFTDWTVFRNSLKNTFCRAADRKREAESLLLTRAQRIGESSESYIQDVLSLCRNVNPSMAEDEKVAHLMKGIAEDLYQILSSQEYETTDAFVKRCRHIEILRRRRIVRPRFQRLPNVSAVSTETDADYLRSLVRTIVREELQKIMPEVQDYREEVMEALAPITGARRDKTTPQRSVPTRPQARREITNRPTPQRRTDLWRTDNNVPLCYHYGRPRHVLRYCQERRRIFENARATRTINPRRDVYADSLASFDDDYAQPNSSRIRSISPYPRRSLNRRESHSPARRSKGRSGRKSSDVHHSEVKREHHLYRGNGQCVKALFDSGSNYFVISEELRRQLNAPMFIENGPILKTACGKTVAASGRCVLKMDLNGTVKPFEFLVFPQCSHQMILGWDFFRASDAVIDCGNKELQLAEILPYNSGSKESDCSLIAASDYLIESNSTRQICALNSQVQEADGAMLVRSTILRYEKELSIPALVVDIENGYCKVWITNCSRQTELIPKGMNIGCLTTIANDAICSLSDKERERSQGHKSRKRATREKLREILDSDLTNTEKEELLSLLEEFSDIFHFKGTLRKSGCSSVRHKIDTGDNTPIKQRRTVYQPLKNARLPRRCSGC; this comes from the exons ATGTGCTTAGCGAACGTCATCTTTTACCTCGCCGGAACATCCCGACAATGGTTCGATAACAATGAAGACACTTTCACTGACTGGACTGTTTTTCGGAATTcgctgaaaaacacattttgtcgTGCGGCTGATAGAAAGCGCGAGGCTGAAAGCCTGCTACTCACCCGTGCGCAGCGAATTGGCGAGTCATCTGAATCTTACATTCAAGATGTTCTTTCTCTTTGCCGGAATGTTAACCCCTCTATGGCTGAAGACGAGAAAGTGGCCCATCTCATGAAGGGCATTGCAGAGGACTTGTACCAGATTTTATCGTCTCAAGAATATGAAACTACGGACGCTTTCGTAAAACGATGCCGTCACATAGAGATCCTTCGCCGAAGACGCATCGTTCGACCACGATTTCAGAGACTACCTAATGTCTCTGCGGTGTCGACCGAAACGGATGCCGATTATCTCCGATCATTGGTACGCACCATCGTCAGGGAGGAGCTTCAAAAGATCATGCCGGAAGTACAGGACTACAGA GAAGAGGTTATGGAGGCTCTCGCACCAATTACAGGTGCAAGGAGAGACAAGACGACTCCCCAACGTTCGGTTCCAACCAGGCCACAGGCAAGGCGTGAAATCACCAACAGACCCACTCCTCAACGTAGAACAGACTTATGGAGAACTGATAATAATGTACCCCTTTGCTATCACTACGGACGCCCAAGGCATGTGCTAAGATACTGCCAGGAGAGACGTCGAATATTTGAAAACGCACGAGCCACTAGAACCATTAACCCTCGACGAGATGTGTATGCTGATTCCCTCGCTAGCTTCGACGACGACTACGCACAGCCTAATTCTTCCAGAATAAGAAGCATTTCACCTTATCCACGACGTTCCCTCAACCGCCGAGAGTCGCATTCACCAGCACGCCGTTCCA AAGGCCGCAGTGGAAGAAAATCCTCCGACGTACACCACAGCGAAGTTAAAAGAGAACACCACCTATATCGCGGAAATGGACAATGTGTAAAAGCCCTCTTTGATTCTGGTTCCAATTATTTCGTCATATCTGAAGAATTACGCCGACAATTGAATGCCCCTATGTTTATTGAGAATGGACCTATACTGAAAACTGCTTGTGGTAAAACTGTAGCCGCCTCTGGACGCTGTGTATTAAAAATGGACTTGAACGGGACCGTGAAGCCGTTTGAATTTCTCGTCTTTCCTCAGTGTAGCCATCAAATGATACTTGGCTGGGACTTTTTCCGTGCCTCCGATGCCGTTATTGATTGTGGAAACAAAGAGCTCCAACTTGCCGAAATCCTTCCGTACAACTCGGGTTCAAAGGAATCGGATTGCTCTTTGATTGCCGCATCGGATTACTTAATTGAATCTAACTCAACAAGACAAATATGTGCTTTGAATTCGCAAGTGCAGGAAGCAGATGGAGCTATGCTTGTTCGTAGTACAATTCTGAGGTACGAAAAGGAGTTATCTATACCAGCCTTGGTTGTCGACATTGAGAATGGCTATTGTAAGGTGTGGATAACAAACTGTTCCCGACAAACTGAATTGATTCCGAAAGGGATGAATATAGGGTGCTTAACGACAATAGCTAATGACGCAATCTGCTCCTTGAGTGATAAAGAGCGAGAACGTTCACAGGGACACAAATCCAGAAAAAGAGCAACACGAGAAAAGTTAAGAGAAATTCTCGATTCTGATCTAACAAATACTGAAAAAGAAGAGCTATTGAGTCTACTAGAAGAATTTAGTGACATTTTTCACTTTAAGGGGACATTGAGAAAATCTGGATGCAGTTCCGTGAGACATAAGATCGATACAGGTGACAACACACCAATCAAGCAAAGACGTACCGTGTATCAGCCATTGAAAAACGCGCGATTGCCGAGGAGGTGCAGCGGATGCTGA